GCCCCGCCGGTAGACGCGCACACTGTTGCCCGATCCTCCCACCGAGAGCTGAAAGCTGCCGACGGCGACGTCTCCCGCCGCGAGGTGGACGATCCGGAAGGCGCTCCCACCCCAGGTGTCGGCGAAGGCGTCGAGCCGGTCCTGGAGGAAGCCCGCGGAGGCGAAGACGCTCCCCGCATTCAGGTTCTCGATGATCTCGTCATCCAGGAGCGCGTAGATCTCGCGGACACCCTCGACCGAGGACTCCGGCCCCGAGAGCTCGAGGATCGCGAGCCGCGAGGACGCGAGCTGCCGGAAACGGTCCAGCCGGTCACCCTCGGCGGCCGGGGCTGGGCCGGGTGAGGAGCCGATCGCCAGCCAGACCGCCAGGCAGCACGCGGAGGTTCGGAGCGTCACGGAGGTATGGTACAACAGGTGGGAGATGAACCGGATCCTCGACCGCTACGTCTTCAGGGACCTGGCGCCGCCGCTCCTCCTAAGCGGGGTGCTCCTCACCTTCCTCCTCATTATCGACCGCATCTACCACCTCACCGACCTCGTCGTGACGAAGGGCGTGCCCTTCTCCATGGTGCTCGGGCTCCTCCTCTTCATGCTCCCCTCGTTCCTCGCCCATACACTCCCGATGGCGCTCCTGGTGGCCGTGTTGCTGACGGCCGGCCGGCTGGCCGGAGACCTGGAAGTCGTGGCCCTCAAGGCCTCGGGCGTGAGCCCCCTCCGGCTCTTCCGCCCCTTCGTCGTCGCCGCCTGTCTCGCCACGCTCGCCACCGGCCTCCTGACGCTCTGGCTCAACCCGTTGGCCAACCGGGCCTTCCAGCGCCACCTGGTGAGGATCCTCCAGACCCGGGCGGCCACCGGAATCTCCGAGCGCGTGTTCAGCACCACCTTCGGCCAGATCGTCGTCTACGTGGAGGAAGTGTCGCCCTCACACGTGGCCCTCGGGGGTGTCCTGGTCTCCGACGAGCGCGACCCGAAGCGATCGCGGATCATCACGGCCCGCGAAGGACGCCTCCTGACCGACGAGGAGAATGACCGCATCACGCTCCGCCTGATCGACGGCGCCCTCAACGAATCGCCGGCGGGCGAGCCGGGGCGCTACCGCTACTCCACCTTCGAGCTCTATGACATGAACCTCGCGGTGGAGGCTCCGTTCAAAGGGGCACCGCGGGTCGAGAAGCCGGAGAAGTACCTGTCGCTCCGGCGACTCCTCGCGGCCGCGGCAACGCTCCGGCGCGAAGGGCAGAACCCCGCGCCGTACGAGGTGGAGGTCCACAAGCGCTTCGCGCTGCCCGTAGCCGCCCTGGTGTTCACCCTCGTCGGGTTCCCGCTCGGCATCCGCGCCCACACCGGCGGTCGTGCCATCGCCGTGGGCGGCAGCCTGGCCATCATCGTGGCGTACTACTTCCTGCTCACCTCGCTGGAGGGAATCGCGCTCGTGCGCCGCCTCCCGTCCTGGGCGGCGATCTGGGCGCCGAACCTGCTCTTCGGCGGCGTCGGGTTGGTGCTGCTCCGGTCCACGATCGCGCCGCCGGTCCCGCTCGCTCGCTCGGCGCTCGTCAGGCGCCTCCGGGCCGTCCTGGTGTGGCGCCTCCCGATCGGGACGCTGAGGGCCGCGCGGATCGGCGGTCCCCGCGCGACGAGCTGGATCATCGACCGCTACCTGGTCAGGGAGTATTTGACGTACCTCGGGTACGGCCTGGCGGTCGGCGCGGTGCTGTTCGTGATCGTGGACATCTTCCAGACGCTGGACCGGTTCCTCCGCCTCAAGCCGCCGCTCCACCTGATCGTCGAGCACCTCCTCTACCGCCTGCCCGCCGAGCTCTACAAGGGACTTCCGGTCGTGATCCTGGTCGCGACGATCTTCCTCTTCCTCTCGCTCGCGCGGGCGCACGAGTTGACGGCCCTGAAGGCGGCCGGCGTCAGCCTCTACCGGGTGAGCCGGCCAGTGCTACTCCTCGCCGTGGGCGTGAGCGCCGCGTCCGTGCTCTTCCAGGAGACGCTGTTGCCGATGCTGAACGCCAAGGCCGACGAGGTGGACCGGATCAAGATCCGCGGTGAGCCGCCTCGACACCTCCAGCGACGCAACCAGATCTGGTACCGGAGCGCGGACACCCGGTTTTTTAGGATGGAGCTCCTGGACCCGGCGGGCCAGGCCATCGACGGCCTCACGCTCCTGGAGATCGATCGGGACTACCGGCTCCTGAGCCGCCTCGACGCCCGCCAGGCGCGCTGGACCACCGCCGGGTGGGAGTTCCGTGACGGCGTCGTTCGAGAGTTCTCGGGCGGAGACCAGGTTCAAGCTATCCCCTTCCGCCTGACTACGCTGGAGCTCCCCGAGCGGATGGAGACGTTCACCCAGATCCAGAAACCCACCGAGATGATGAACTTTCTGGAACTCAGGGCGTACCTGGCGCGGCTCCAGGAGAGCGGGCACCAGGTCGGCAAGTACATCGTGAAGCTCTACGAGAAGCTAGCCTTCCCCCTGATCCACGCCGTCCTCGCGCTGGTCGCGATCCCGCTCGCCCTCGCCTCGCCGCGGAGCGGGCGCTTGATCGGCATCGGGCTGGCGATCGTGATCGCGATGGCCTACTGGTTCGTCCACTCGCTGGCGCTCTCCTTCGCCAAGGCGGACATGCTGCCGCCGCTCCTGGCCGCGTGGACCGCGAACATCATCTTCGCGGGCCTGGGGCTCTCCCTGTTCCTCCGCGCCCGGACGTAGCGCGCGTTGGTGGGCGCCTGGCCGGTCCTCCTGCTTCTGGCGCTCCTCGCGTGGGGCTGCGCGACGCCGGCGCCCGCCACCTTCCGTCATCCGGACTTCAGGCCCGACGCGATCCGGCGGCCCGCGGTTCTCATCCGGGTCTCCCTCGACCGGACGGCAGCGCCTGGCGACGGTGGCTTGTCACCGCGCGCGCGGAGCCCACTAGCCGACGCCTTCGAGATCGGGTTTCTCGAGGGGCTCAACGCCCGGGGGATCCTCCCGCTGGATACGACCCTCTCGGCGCACCTCGGCGACCGACCGTTGCCGGTGCCCCAGGCCGAGCGCCAGCGCGCGCTCGAGCGCGCCCGCGCCCTGAAGGCCGACGCCATGCTGATCGTGAGCGTGGTCGTCTCGCGGCTCGACCTTGTCTACTGCCGCGATGCCCGACGGCCGTTTGCCGCGCGGACCACGCTCTGGACGGTGAGCGCGGAGGTGCTTCGCGTCGCGGACGGAGCGCGCCTGCTCTTCGAGCCTCCGAGCCCCGGGCTGCGCCTCACCGACGTCGAGCCCGACTGCGACGCGGGGCGGATCGAGCGGCGGTTGAGCTCGCAGGAACTCCTCGACGCGGCAGTGCAGCGCAGCCTCTCGGTGCTCCTCGGACGGTAGCGACCCCGCCGGGTGCCGGCGCGACAGCAAAAAAGGGGGGGGCGGGTTGCGTACCGCCCCTTGCCCTCGGCGCTTTTTCTGGTGGGCTGGACTGTTCAGGCACCCGCCCGAGCCGCTCGCCGACTTCAAGTCACGTGACCACCTTCGGTCGCGATCCGAAACAGACACCTGGGTCCCCTAGTGCCCCGCTGCCGTTTCGCACCGGCGAGGAGTCGGCTAGGACTGTCCTAGAGGCCCGCTCGGGGGCTGTCCCGCCTCCGTCGCCTGACGCTCGACGCGATCGTTGCGCGCGTACGATGATCCCGCCCCGGAAAAATGATGCAGACGACCGCGTCCTTCATGGGCTGGCCGCGTGATTTCGGATTGAGGCTAAAATAGAGCCGACTACTTGATCAGGTCTAGGTCTTGGTCTTCATAAGCGCCTCGGCGCACGCGCTCGCAACTCCCCGCGTAGGCTCTTTGCTCCCCGGCATAGTGGCCCAACCGCCCTTTTCGACAAATTCTTGTCGTTTCCACGAATCAGTTTCCCGGAGTCCTGCCAGTGTCTTGGCTGCGTCCGATTGCTTCATGAAGCTCTGGACGCAGATCGGGGTGAGGGCGGCGGTCACGGCTGACTCAGCACGTTGCTCGGCCACTCTCTCGGCCGTGCTGCCGAGGGTCCACCCCAACGAAGAAAAGCCGATGATCATGGTCGCCACAGCGCCGATGATCGCACCCCAGACCGCTGGTGTAAGCGAAGCTGGCACTTGCATGAGGCACCTCCTCGTTTTTCGAAAATGAATTTCTCTCGGGTCCAGGCTTGGCCACAAGACCCGCTCGATCTTCGACCGCTACAACATCGTGAGCGAAGCCGACCTTAAGCAGGCGGCCATCCGACTCGCCGACTACGTCGCGATTCAGCTCACCGCATCAGTCGTCGTGCCGCTTGCCAAGGCGGCTGAGACGAGCACCCCGTGATGCCTCTCCGCACAAATCCCGCACAATCGAAGGGGGGCGGCTCCTCACCACCCCCTCGTAACTCCTTGTCTTTCCTGGTGGACGATGCTGGACTCGAACCAGCGACCTCTGGCATGTGAGGCCAGCGCTCTGCCAACTGAGCTAATCGTCCGTCGCGAACCCGATTGTAATCACTTGCGCGACGCGGCGCAAGGGGCCCGTCGGGTTCCCGGTTCCGTCATATTGTGAGCACCGCCCTGCACGGCGCGCCGTCGATCCCCTTGACAGGGAGCGCGAGGCAGAGCAGCTCGTACACCCCGGGCTCGACCCCGGCGAGGCAGAGTCCCTCCAGGATCACCACGCCCGCCTCCAGCAGGACGCGGTGGACCGGATGTCCGGGAGCGTCAAGGGCCTCGATGGAGAGGTAATCGATGCCCACGAGCCGGATCCCCCGCTCGGCGAGGTAGCGGACGGCGTCGAGGCCCAGGGCGACATAGTCGCGCGAAAACCGCCCGAGCGCCCAGAGCGCCGAGTTCCGGGTCTTGAGGAGAAGGCGCGTCTGACCATCCAGCGGCAGACGTTCGAGGTCTGCCCGGCCGATCAGCCGTTCGCTCGCCAGCTCACCGACCAGCGCCGGTCCCATCAGGACATCCAGCGAAACCTGTTCGAGCGTCCCGCCGCCCGCGAGGAAGTGGGCGGGGGCATCCAGGTGGGTGCCCGTATGGGAACCCAGCGAGAGGAGCGAGACGTTGGCCGGATCGCCGCGGGCGAGCTCGAGGTGCGGGGTAATGCGTACCTCGGGATCGCCCTCGAACACGTCCATACGGGCTCGATCGGGAGGCTGATATCGATGACCCTCATGCGAACGTCTCCGGGCGCTCTCGACCTCCGCGGCCGAGGAGCTTGGCCAGCCGTGTGAGCATCCTGTCGGCGTGACTCCCGGCCCAGTAGATCCTTCCGCAGCCGGGACATCCCGTGAACTCGCTCTGGGTGGCGAAGATGTACTCGGGAACGAGGCCGCTCACGCTCGCCCTCTGGCGGGGCTCCAGCAACCCATTGCACTCGAGACACCGGGAGAGCCAGTCGGCGTCCTGCGGTGAGAGCGTCAGCTTCTGGACGACCTCCGCGAGCTGGTGGTCCAGCTGGCCGGCCTCGATCAGGCATCCCATGGGCGCGGCCAGCCGCGCGAGCCTGGCGTCACGCGTCAGGAGGATCCGCTCCTCGATCTGGGCGAGCTGGAGGAGCCGGCGGTCCTCGGCCGGTCCGAGGTAGAGCGTGTCGTAGCCCATCGCCCGGAGCCAGCGGGCTAGCCGGCCGAGCATCGTGTCCACCACAAACCGCGGAGCGTTCATGGTATCCTGCCCCGGGAACCGCCATGGCGCAAGCCGGTTACACAGCGCGAAGCGCGCAGCTGGGCTACGCCGCGATCTACCGCGGCCTTCTCTGCCGGCTCCCCGAACCCAAAGCGGTCGCCCTCGGCCAGACCCTGCTCCGTTTCCTCCCGCTGGACCGTCTCCGCGTCTTCCGCCTGACGGACCCGAGCCTGAGCGTCACGCTCGGCGGTGTGCGCCTCTCCAATCCCCTGATCCTCTCGTCGATGTACTACGATCCGCGGATCCTCCGTCGCGCGATGGGGCTCGGCTTCGGCGCGGTGACCACGAAGACGATCACGCCGACACCCCGTCCGGGCCACCCCGAGCCCAACCTGGTGCGCACCGAGACCGCGCTGGGACCCGGGCTGATCAACTGCAACGGCTTCAAGAACCCCGGGCTCGCGGCGTACCGGCAGACGCTCGCGACGCTCCGCCAGCGGGTGCCGCTCATCGTGTCCGTCGCCGGCGAGTCCGTCGAGGACTACGCGACGCTGGTCGACGCGCTGGCGCCTTTCGCCGACCTCTTGGAAGTCAACATCTCGTCCCCCAACACCCGGCTCGTCTACGCGTGGAGCCAGAAGCCTCGCGAGGTAGGGCACCTCTTCAAGGCCATCCGCCAGGCCACCGCCAAGCCCCTCATCGTCAAGGTCTCGCCGGACTTCAGCGACGCGAACGACCGGGCCATCATCCCCGCCGCGCTCGACCACGGCATCCGGATCGTGAACCACGGCAACACGCGTCGCGTCGACGAGCCGCGGCTTTCCCAGGGCTTCGGCGGGCTTTCGGGTCCCGAGCTGTACCCCGAGACGCTCGCGGCGGTCCGCCGGCTCCGGCAGCGCTTCGGCGATCAGCTCCAGATCATCGCCACCGGCGGCATCGATGCGCCCGACAAGGCCCTCGAGCTGCTGCGCGCGGGGGCGACGGCGTGCAGCTACTTCACGGGCTTCATCACGCGGGGCCCGATCCTCGCGCGATTGATCCTCGAACACCTCCGCGAGGAGCTGCTCCGACGCGGGATCGGCCAGCTCGAACGCCTCTGCGGTGTCGGTCGCGATTCCTGATACCCACAGGTTATCCACATTTCCACAGTTGTCCACAACCCGCGAAAACGAAGGTCTGGCGCGCATTCAGAAGCGGACCCCGCAAAAATCTCGGTCCTGTCGTCCACACGCGCAGCGCGTGCGAAAAATCGCCTCATCCCATGAGGCTCCGACGAGCATGGCGCGCGAAAGCGCGCATCGTACGCGGCGAAACGAGTCCTTGACAATGTTTTCGGGGCTCCATACCTTGACGACGTTGCGGTTTTGTACTTCTTTATGACGTGCGGTACACCTTCTTTCGCACTGGGGGCCATGACGTATGGAGACGAGTCGCAAACCGCTGGCGAAGATCGAGGGCCGAAAGCGCATGCGGCTCAGCGGGCTCACGATCGCGTGGCGGGGAACACCAAGCCTGGATGATTGGGTGGCCTACATCCAGAACGGCCTCAAATCCAAGAAGCTGATCCTGGCCGACCGCGTCTCGGAGCGGAAGGTCAAGACGCTGCTCGCGCGGCTGCAGACTCTCTCCCGGAGGGGGATCGAGAAGCTGGCGAAGGGCTAACTAGCCTCAGAGCTGCAGCGGTCGGACCGTCGCCACCGCGGACGGCTCCCGCGTCCAGAGGGCCGGATCGCCGTCCACGAAGAGTTCCACCACGTTGCCGTCGGGATCTTCCAGGTAGAGCGACTGGCTCACCCGGTGGTCCCGCACTCCGACGATCTTGACGGCGTGCGCCTCGAGATGGGCCTTGGCCTCCCTGAGCACCTCAAGGTCATCGCCGATCTTGAAGGCCACGTGATAGAGCCCGACGCTCCCGGGGTCGGGACCAGGCGCCTCCCGCCCGACGCTCAGGATGGCCAGATCGTGGTGGCTCTTGCCTGCCGAGAAGAAGACCATCCGGTCCTGAAAGCGCGCCACCTCCGTGAGCCCGAGCAGATCGCGGTAAAACCGGGTTGAGCGCTCGAGGTCCCGGACCTTCAGCACTACATGCCCGATCGCTTGGATTTTCATCGGCACCTCTCACCCTTCTGTGGCGCCTACCCGATGACGCCACGCTGGGCCAGGCTGACGAACCGCCCGAGCCCGATGACGACATGATCGTGAACCTTCAGGTCCAGGAGCCTCCCGCACTCGACGAGCTGCCGGGTGAGCCGGAGATCCTCCTTGCTCGGGGTCGGGTCGCCGCTCGGGTGGTTGTGGACGAGGATTACGGCGGCGGCCGATTCGAGGATGGCCGGCTTGAACACCTCCCGGGGATGAACCAGGCTCGCCGAGAGCGTCCCCTCCGAGACTACCACGTCCCGCAGAAGCCCGTTCTGGGCGTCGAGAAGGGCGGCCCTGAACACCTCCTTTTTCAAGCCCTCGACGATGGGGCCGAAGTGGGCGAAGACCTGCTCCGGGCTCCCCAGGACGACCTTGCCGTCGGTCGGCCTGGACCTGAGGCGCCGCGTCAGCTCAAACGTTGCCGCGAGTCTCACCGCCTTGGCCCGCCCCACTCCCCTGACACCTGCCAGCTCCGAGACGCTCCGCCCCGACAGGCCGCTCAGCGACCCGTAGCGCGACAGGAGCGCTCGGGCCAGGTCTACCGCGGTCAGCCCATGGATCCCCGTGCCGAGCTGAAGGGCCAAGAGCTCGGCATCGGCTAGCGCCTCCGCCCCCTTGTCATAGAGCCGCTCCCGGGGCCGTTCCCCCGCTGGCCAGTCGCTAATTCTCACCGCCTTCCCCACTCCGGCTCCCGTCCGGACTCGGTAGCACGGCCTGGACCCAGCGTCAATGTCGCGAATCGGATACGTCGTGGAACGTACCCAAAAGGGCCAACGGGCAGCCTGGCCCGCCCCGAGCCCCGCTTCTCGTCAGTCGGCGTACAGCTCGACCGTGTAGCCGTTCGGGTCGCGGAAGTAAATCCCCCACCGTCCGCGCCGCCCCGTCAGCTTCACCCCCGCGGCCTTCAACTGCTCCTGGAGCGACCGGAGCCGCTTCCGGTCCACGTGCAGGCCGAAGTGGTCCAGGCCGCCGGCCTCGGGATCGAAGCGACGGGATGTCCGGCGGAAGTTCAGGACATCGCTCTCCCCGGGGCTTTCGAAGAAGACCATGCCCCGATACCGGAAGGCGATGCGCAGTCCGAGCACTTCGGTGTAGAAGCGCTCGGTCGTCTTGAGGTCTCGGGTCTTCAGGGCCAGGTGGCGGAGCCCCACGGGCTGATTATAGCCGCGCCAGGTCGGCTTCGCGCAGGAGGCGTTCAAGCCTCAACCGGCCGGCATCGCCAGGAAGCCCGTCGAGAACGATCTCGCGAGGTTCACTGCCCAGGCCGGAGATCCTGACCACCAGCGTCTCAGGGGGGAGGAGCGGAAGCAGCTTCTCGGCCCACTCGATGACCGTGACCCCATCCTCCCAGAGCATCTCCTCGACCCCCAGGTCCAGGATTTCGCTCAGGCTTTCGGTTCGATAGGCGTCCACGTGGTAAACGGAAACCCGGCCCCGGTACTGATTGATCAGGACGAAGCCCGGGCTCGTTGCCGGTTCGGCCACCCCGAGCCCGCGGAGGACTCCCTGGAGAAAGCAGGTTTTCCCCGCGCCCAGTTCCCCAATGCAGGCGACGACGTCGCCGCGCCCGAGGCCGGTGCCCAGCAGCTCACCCAGGCGCCGGGTTTCCTCGGCACTCCGACTCTCAAAGCGGCTGATGGCCGCCACCGCGCTGGACCTCCGCGATTGCCGGGGGGATCGCTTCGAGGATATCTCCCGCGATCAGGCCTTCCTCACCCCGCATGTCACGCGCCAGGTCGCCCGCCAGGCCGTGGAGGAACACCCCGGCCTGGAGGGCCGCGAGCGGATCCAGCCCTCTCGCCAGAAATGCCCCCACCATGCCGGTCAGGACGTCCCCCGATCCGCCGCTCGCCATGCCCGGGTTACCGGTCGGGTTGATGTACACCGTCCCTCCCGGCTCGCCGATCGTGCTCCGGGCGCCCTTCAGGACCACGTAGGCGCCATAGCGCTGGCAGAACTCGCTGACCGTTTCAATCCTGTCGGCCTGGACCTCGCTCACGCTCACACCCAGGAGCCTGGCCATCTCCCCCGGATGCGGCGTCAGGCAGCGCGGCGCGGCCGCCTTCCTGAGGTGGTCCAGGTGACCGGCCAGGGCCGTCAGCCCATCGGCGTCCACCACCATCGGGCGCGCCACTTCGAGGACCAGTTCCCTGACCAGGCGCTGAGTCTCCGGGTCCAACGACACTCCCGGGCCGAGCGCCAACGCCTCGGTGCGCTGGGCCAGCTCCAGGATCCGTTCCTTGGCCTTCGGGCTGGCCGACTGGCTTTGAGTCTCAGCCACCGGCTCGGTCATCACCTCCATCCCCAGGGCGGCGATCACCGGCTGCTGGGACGCGGGAGTGGCAATCGTCACCAGGCCCGCCCCGCTCCTCAACCCCGCGCGCCCGGCCAGAGCAGCCGCTCCCGTCTTTCCCACCGATCCCGCCACCACGAGGAGATGGCCGAAGGTCCCTTTGTGGGCATCCGGCGGTCGCGGAGGAAAGTGTGGCGCGATGTCGGCGGATTCGAGGAGAAACACGCCGATCCCTTCGCGCGTCGCGGCGTCCGGGATTCCGATGTCCACCAGTCTTACCTGACCGGCCCGCGCGGCGCCGGGGTGGAGGAGCAACCCCCGCTTCCACCCGGCAAACGTCGTTGTAAGCACTGCACGGACGGCGGGCCCGAGGAGGCGACCGTGGTCCGAAGCCAGGCCGGAGGGAAGGTCGAGGGCGACCACGGGCTTCCCGCTCGTGTTGATGGCCTCGATCACTGCGGCGACGAGACCGGTCGCCGGGCCCGTCAGGCCGGTTCCCAGGAGCCCGTCCACCACGAGGTGCGCCGAGGCGAGAGCCGTGTTGAGGGCGCGAAGGTCACTCTCGCGCGTGACTTCCTCGATCGCCCCCCGGGCCCTTCGGTACGCGGCCAGCATCGCGGCCGAGTCCCCCCTCACGTCCCCGGCCCGGGCCACCAGAAAGACGCTCACGCGCGCGCCCGCGGCCTTGAGGCCCCGGGCCACGACGAAGCCATCACCGCCGTTGTTCCCCTTGCCGCAGCAGACGACCACCCGCTTTCCCTTCTGTGAGCCGAAGTGAGCCAGGATGGCCCGGGTCGCGCCTCGGCCGGCGTTCTCCATGAG
The DNA window shown above is from Candidatus Rokuibacteriota bacterium and carries:
- a CDS encoding VOC family protein, with product MKIQAIGHVVLKVRDLERSTRFYRDLLGLTEVARFQDRMVFFSAGKSHHDLAILSVGREAPGPDPGSVGLYHVAFKIGDDLEVLREAKAHLEAHAVKIVGVRDHRVSQSLYLEDPDGNVVELFVDGDPALWTREPSAVATVRPLQL
- a CDS encoding NAD(P)H-hydrate dehydratase → MLPVFTAAEMRALDQRAMTRLGIPGIRLMENAGRGATRAILAHFGSQKGKRVVVCCGKGNNGGDGFVVARGLKAAGARVSVFLVARAGDVRGDSAAMLAAYRRARGAIEEVTRESDLRALNTALASAHLVVDGLLGTGLTGPATGLVAAVIEAINTSGKPVVALDLPSGLASDHGRLLGPAVRAVLTTTFAGWKRGLLLHPGAARAGQVRLVDIGIPDAATREGIGVFLLESADIAPHFPPRPPDAHKGTFGHLLVVAGSVGKTGAAALAGRAGLRSGAGLVTIATPASQQPVIAALGMEVMTEPVAETQSQSASPKAKERILELAQRTEALALGPGVSLDPETQRLVRELVLEVARPMVVDADGLTALAGHLDHLRKAAAPRCLTPHPGEMARLLGVSVSEVQADRIETVSEFCQRYGAYVVLKGARSTIGEPGGTVYINPTGNPGMASGGSGDVLTGMVGAFLARGLDPLAALQAGVFLHGLAGDLARDMRGEEGLIAGDILEAIPPAIAEVQRGGGHQPL
- the radC gene encoding DNA repair protein RadC, which produces MGKAVRISDWPAGERPRERLYDKGAEALADAELLALQLGTGIHGLTAVDLARALLSRYGSLSGLSGRSVSELAGVRGVGRAKAVRLAATFELTRRLRSRPTDGKVVLGSPEQVFAHFGPIVEGLKKEVFRAALLDAQNGLLRDVVVSEGTLSASLVHPREVFKPAILESAAAVILVHNHPSGDPTPSKEDLRLTRQLVECGRLLDLKVHDHVVIGLGRFVSLAQRGVIG
- a CDS encoding Mut7-C RNAse domain-containing protein; this encodes MNAPRFVVDTMLGRLARWLRAMGYDTLYLGPAEDRRLLQLAQIEERILLTRDARLARLAAPMGCLIEAGQLDHQLAEVVQKLTLSPQDADWLSRCLECNGLLEPRQRASVSGLVPEYIFATQSEFTGCPGCGRIYWAGSHADRMLTRLAKLLGRGGRERPETFA
- the lptG gene encoding LPS export ABC transporter permease LptG, with translation MNRILDRYVFRDLAPPLLLSGVLLTFLLIIDRIYHLTDLVVTKGVPFSMVLGLLLFMLPSFLAHTLPMALLVAVLLTAGRLAGDLEVVALKASGVSPLRLFRPFVVAACLATLATGLLTLWLNPLANRAFQRHLVRILQTRAATGISERVFSTTFGQIVVYVEEVSPSHVALGGVLVSDERDPKRSRIITAREGRLLTDEENDRITLRLIDGALNESPAGEPGRYRYSTFELYDMNLAVEAPFKGAPRVEKPEKYLSLRRLLAAAATLRREGQNPAPYEVEVHKRFALPVAALVFTLVGFPLGIRAHTGGRAIAVGGSLAIIVAYYFLLTSLEGIALVRRLPSWAAIWAPNLLFGGVGLVLLRSTIAPPVPLARSALVRRLRAVLVWRLPIGTLRAARIGGPRATSWIIDRYLVREYLTYLGYGLAVGAVLFVIVDIFQTLDRFLRLKPPLHLIVEHLLYRLPAELYKGLPVVILVATIFLFLSLARAHELTALKAAGVSLYRVSRPVLLLAVGVSAASVLFQETLLPMLNAKADEVDRIKIRGEPPRHLQRRNQIWYRSADTRFFRMELLDPAGQAIDGLTLLEIDRDYRLLSRLDARQARWTTAGWEFRDGVVREFSGGDQVQAIPFRLTTLELPERMETFTQIQKPTEMMNFLELRAYLARLQESGHQVGKYIVKLYEKLAFPLIHAVLALVAIPLALASPRSGRLIGIGLAIVIAMAYWFVHSLALSFAKADMLPPLLAAWTANIIFAGLGLSLFLRART
- a CDS encoding VOC family protein, whose translation is MGLRHLALKTRDLKTTERFYTEVLGLRIAFRYRGMVFFESPGESDVLNFRRTSRRFDPEAGGLDHFGLHVDRKRLRSLQEQLKAAGVKLTGRRGRWGIYFRDPNGYTVELYAD
- the tsaE gene encoding tRNA (adenosine(37)-N6)-threonylcarbamoyltransferase complex ATPase subunit type 1 TsaE, which gives rise to MAAISRFESRSAEETRRLGELLGTGLGRGDVVACIGELGAGKTCFLQGVLRGLGVAEPATSPGFVLINQYRGRVSVYHVDAYRTESLSEILDLGVEEMLWEDGVTVIEWAEKLLPLLPPETLVVRISGLGSEPREIVLDGLPGDAGRLRLERLLREADLARL